One segment of Leuconostoc lactis DNA contains the following:
- a CDS encoding ABC transporter permease produces the protein MNNNLAKTTQLTWFYLKKDWLVLTIWFVIVGGLNLIIAAIYNQIYGTPAQVQSIVTTLKTPAMVALFGLLPPLTTYTTFDIAVGEMLLFTIMMMVVMNFQLVIKNTRAEEEKGVNELLRSLAVGKFAQPVAVLIEVMIINVAIALTGISYRVLNGATWPATLLFVVGLLSSGLLFMSIGLLTAQLARQARLATAMGYLIFGVMFVGRMVTDTVKPQLTWLSPLGWVEKSQIGATNNWLPVILLVCLSLVIIGGSLWLLATRDLGTGLVSISVGPATAPKSLRGWLSLQVRLERSSFVIWLLGLSTLGISYGAIFHQIKQLAADNAVLKNLLGTSKMMLLGDQIVLVFMHTILIMPVTVASIAGLIAIGRFKRDLENGTMDLISAHSISRLRLYAGYVGSGVLFTLGAWLAAIYSMFVAQAIVMPTPITIAKFNAVAVNAFPILLFFVGLAAILLGWLPKWYRLVYLVLGLNFYMLYLGKMLKMPEWLIQVMPSSWVAQAPLSAIDWGSWGIVLAIALALIRLGYLGYRQGDLRD, from the coding sequence ATGAACAATAATCTTGCAAAGACCACGCAGTTGACGTGGTTTTACCTCAAAAAAGATTGGCTGGTCTTGACCATTTGGTTTGTGATTGTCGGCGGCTTGAATTTGATTATTGCCGCCATTTACAACCAGATTTATGGGACACCTGCGCAAGTACAAAGTATTGTGACAACGTTAAAAACGCCGGCAATGGTCGCACTTTTTGGCTTATTACCACCCTTAACGACGTATACGACCTTTGATATTGCAGTGGGGGAAATGTTATTATTTACCATCATGATGATGGTGGTGATGAATTTCCAACTGGTGATTAAAAATACACGCGCTGAGGAAGAAAAAGGCGTCAATGAGCTGTTGCGTAGTCTCGCAGTGGGTAAATTTGCCCAACCGGTGGCCGTCTTAATTGAAGTGATGATCATCAACGTGGCGATTGCCTTAACTGGTATATCCTATCGGGTATTAAATGGGGCTACCTGGCCGGCGACACTGTTATTTGTGGTGGGACTATTGAGTAGTGGCTTATTGTTTATGAGTATTGGTCTGCTGACCGCACAGCTTGCACGTCAGGCACGATTAGCGACCGCCATGGGATATTTGATTTTTGGTGTGATGTTTGTTGGGCGCATGGTGACAGACACCGTCAAGCCGCAACTCACTTGGTTATCACCATTAGGTTGGGTGGAAAAGAGCCAAATTGGCGCGACAAACAATTGGCTACCCGTGATATTATTAGTATGTTTAAGCCTCGTGATCATTGGTGGGAGTCTGTGGTTGTTAGCGACGCGCGATTTGGGAACAGGTCTTGTCAGTATCAGTGTTGGACCCGCGACGGCACCCAAATCTTTGCGTGGCTGGCTTAGCTTACAAGTGCGTTTAGAACGGAGCAGCTTTGTGATTTGGTTACTGGGGTTAAGCACTTTGGGGATAAGTTATGGCGCCATTTTTCATCAAATTAAGCAACTAGCAGCCGACAATGCTGTCTTAAAAAATTTGTTGGGCACGTCAAAAATGATGCTTCTTGGTGATCAAATTGTGCTGGTCTTCATGCACACCATTTTAATTATGCCAGTCACGGTCGCCAGTATCGCTGGGCTCATTGCCATTGGTCGCTTTAAGCGTGATTTAGAAAATGGCACGATGGATTTAATTAGTGCGCATTCAATTAGCCGATTACGCCTATATGCCGGTTATGTTGGCAGTGGGGTGCTGTTCACATTGGGTGCATGGCTTGCTGCCATTTACAGTATGTTTGTAGCTCAAGCGATTGTGATGCCAACGCCCATTACGATTGCCAAATTTAACGCGGTGGCAGTTAATGCGTTCCCGATTTTGCTATTTTTTGTCGGTTTAGCGGCAATTTTGTTGGGGTGGTTGCCAAAGTGGTATCGATTGGTTTATTTGGTCTTAGGGCTTAACTTTTATATGCTGTATTTAGGTAAAATGCTCAAAATGCCAGAATGGTTAATTCAAGTCATGCCGAGCTCGTGGGTTGCGCAAGCACCGTTATCGGCAATTGATTGGGGATCATGGGGTATTGTATTAGCAATTGCCTTGGCGTTGATTAGGCTAGGCTATCTTGGTTATCGTCAAGGGGATTTACGTGATTAG
- a CDS encoding ABC transporter ATP-binding protein, with translation MANDVLQVQNLDKFFGRFHVLKQVTFTIHQGEVFALLGPNGAGKSTLIRTILGLLKPKSGQVTLNGHDALTDIVGTHQRIAYVPGDVYLWPNLTGGEIIDLLLRMGGHEHTAKTDTLIKKFALDPTKKARTYSKGNRQKVALIAAFSADVDLYIFDEPTSGLDPLQALNFQSEVLALKAANKAVLLSSHILDEVEKTADQIAIIRQGEIIETGELQDLQHIANLNVLAIVTEDATGLATMSGVTNLKQDGQRLTFTVSHDGLAAVTQQLARFGLKDLRITPPTLEEIFLTYYQDGAAHEQ, from the coding sequence ATGGCAAATGACGTTTTACAGGTGCAAAACTTGGACAAGTTTTTTGGTCGGTTTCATGTTTTAAAGCAAGTCACATTTACGATTCACCAAGGTGAGGTATTTGCTTTACTGGGGCCAAATGGCGCGGGGAAATCAACCCTGATTCGTACTATTTTGGGACTCTTAAAACCAAAATCTGGGCAAGTGACGTTAAATGGCCACGATGCTTTAACAGATATTGTGGGCACCCATCAACGGATTGCTTACGTGCCAGGAGATGTTTATTTGTGGCCCAATTTAACCGGCGGTGAAATTATTGATTTGCTGTTGCGGATGGGCGGTCACGAACATACGGCAAAAACAGATACGTTGATTAAAAAGTTTGCGCTTGACCCAACCAAAAAAGCGCGCACTTACTCCAAAGGTAATCGCCAAAAGGTGGCGTTAATTGCCGCGTTTTCTGCTGATGTGGATTTATATATTTTTGATGAACCAACCAGCGGGTTAGATCCCTTACAGGCGCTTAATTTTCAGTCGGAAGTATTGGCGCTGAAAGCGGCCAATAAAGCGGTGTTGTTAAGTTCTCATATTTTAGATGAAGTTGAGAAAACAGCGGATCAAATTGCGATTATTCGACAAGGCGAAATTATTGAAACTGGCGAATTACAAGACTTGCAGCATATCGCCAACCTGAATGTCTTAGCGATTGTAACCGAAGATGCCACTGGATTGGCCACGATGTCTGGGGTAACGAACTTGAAACAAGACGGTCAGCGTCTGACTTTTACTGTCTCGCACGATGGGCTAGCGGCGGTGACCCAACAATTAGCACGATTTGGTTTAAAAGATTTACGCATAACGCCACCAACTTTAGAAGAAATCTTTTTGACTTATTATCAGGATGGGGCAGCGCATGAACAATAA
- the folP gene encoding dihydropteroate synthase: MHFEQITTENPVLAQMVVRGEGAAWRITAADQQCLAEYSAIPLTDDTYWLSRGAIVALHERTASPELQQWLVAIDHLWVVNDKTLHDADGIIYGVLNVSPESFYNGDQVADVDTMVARAGEMLAKGADVIEVGGQTTKPGFEAAGLELTPTAEIDRIAPVITGIKAQYPDAVIAVDTYKYDVMVRAVALGVDIINDVNGFLDDPRKAPFLADHQVGLLTMWNPRGETVVNLQAEMHAWFEDNLAQLTAAGIDRQRIALDPGVGYAKNSDVAQDLAMMNTIGHLQDLQRPVMTAVSNKGWAKFLLGLPKLARADVSLVAATEMFQRGARILRVHDVQSAKQMTQVVRAIAQSFWQK, translated from the coding sequence ATGCATTTTGAACAAATCACAACAGAAAATCCGGTGTTAGCACAAATGGTTGTGCGCGGCGAAGGGGCTGCTTGGCGGATCACCGCTGCCGATCAACAGTGTTTGGCGGAATACAGTGCGATCCCATTAACCGATGATACGTACTGGCTGAGTCGCGGAGCGATTGTCGCATTGCACGAACGTACTGCCAGTCCTGAATTGCAACAGTGGTTAGTCGCGATTGATCACCTCTGGGTCGTGAATGATAAAACCTTGCATGACGCCGATGGCATTATCTATGGTGTGTTAAATGTCAGTCCGGAATCATTTTATAACGGGGACCAAGTCGCGGATGTTGACACGATGGTGGCCCGAGCCGGTGAGATGTTAGCCAAAGGGGCAGATGTGATTGAAGTTGGTGGGCAAACGACCAAACCAGGCTTTGAAGCAGCTGGTCTTGAATTAACCCCAACTGCAGAAATTGATCGCATTGCACCGGTTATCACAGGTATTAAGGCGCAATATCCTGACGCTGTGATTGCCGTCGATACCTATAAATATGACGTTATGGTCCGCGCCGTTGCCTTAGGCGTTGATATTATCAATGATGTGAATGGCTTTTTGGATGACCCTCGGAAAGCACCATTTCTGGCAGACCACCAAGTTGGACTGTTAACGATGTGGAATCCACGTGGCGAAACTGTCGTGAACTTGCAAGCGGAAATGCATGCGTGGTTTGAAGATAATTTAGCGCAATTAACTGCGGCGGGCATTGATCGACAACGTATTGCGTTAGATCCTGGGGTGGGTTACGCGAAAAACTCTGATGTTGCGCAGGATTTGGCAATGATGAATACCATTGGTCATTTACAAGACCTACAACGGCCAGTTATGACTGCCGTTTCTAACAAAGGTTGGGCCAAGTTTTTATTAGGTTTGCCAAAGTTGGCGCGTGCGGATGTGTCATTGGTGGCGGCAACAGAAATGTTTCAGCGTGGTGCACGCATTCTACGTGTGCATGATGTACAATCAGCCAAGCAAATGACCCAAGTGGTGCGCGCGATTGCGCAAAGTTTTTGGCAAAAATAG
- a CDS encoding non-canonical purine NTP pyrophosphatase, whose protein sequence is MINRLVIASNNSAKTREIVAVFATFGMTAVNYRELMPEKTFPAETTDDQFENALVKARFIQQFLPDEFILADDTGAFFAAFPDKFGLTIARDFKAMGFQSMQEEDAYLLGLYQPGMDRGANLAALFVLLTPTGAVYQSTGRGGVTLALAPRGTYSAGFDTLFEAENGLTLAEMPMTERVHYSHRGRAAKQLLEKIGHAF, encoded by the coding sequence ATGATTAATCGGCTTGTGATTGCATCAAATAATTCGGCGAAAACCCGCGAAATTGTGGCTGTTTTTGCCACATTTGGCATGACTGCCGTGAATTATCGCGAACTGATGCCAGAAAAAACATTTCCGGCAGAAACAACGGATGATCAATTTGAGAATGCGTTAGTTAAAGCACGGTTTATCCAACAATTTTTACCCGATGAATTCATTTTAGCTGATGATACGGGGGCATTTTTTGCGGCCTTCCCTGACAAATTCGGCCTAACGATTGCGCGAGATTTTAAAGCGATGGGCTTTCAATCGATGCAAGAAGAGGATGCGTATTTACTAGGATTGTACCAACCTGGTATGGATCGTGGGGCCAATTTGGCGGCGTTGTTTGTATTGCTTACGCCAACAGGGGCTGTTTATCAGAGTACCGGTCGCGGTGGTGTGACGCTTGCGTTAGCGCCGCGGGGAACTTATTCAGCTGGTTTTGATACATTATTTGAAGCTGAAAATGGCTTGACGTTGGCTGAGATGCCAATGACCGAACGCGTACATTATTCGCATCGTGGACGCGCAGCAAAACAGTTATTGGAGAAAATTGGGCATGCATTTTGA
- a CDS encoding bifunctional folylpolyglutamate synthase/dihydrofolate synthase, translated as MTYQTIQQQLDKGWRVFDPNRLTFLRTVLQWVGQPDQGLTIIQIAGTNGKGSTGAMLREVLRAHGETVGHFASPAVFNDREQIWLNGQFVTEAAWVTAYHQLLQALVAHDRTIDDLSYFEVWTIVALLVFQAEHVTYAILEAGLGGRDDATHMVGQAAVVAYTEIGLDHQNILGQTLAEIAQNKADLITPGALVVSDLAQPAEVLNILKTTTQAKQAIWAAQPVTVKVCQDTPDGLAVSVAGEHYQLGLVGAFQRRNLSVVWQILAALEQREQVTFDVATRRRGLAQAQMLGRMQVDQTRHILLDGAHNEDAAQGLVASLTNWALPERPILVLGVLADKNYHQMLTILLPLVSAVITVTPNNPRALSATALAEAVQAIDANLPVTVMDQDPLAYAMAQRTSSSQYIVVAGSFYTLNVVGGFS; from the coding sequence ATGACTTATCAAACTATTCAACAACAATTAGATAAAGGCTGGCGGGTGTTCGATCCCAACCGGCTAACATTTTTACGCACGGTCTTGCAATGGGTCGGACAACCAGATCAAGGTTTGACGATTATTCAAATTGCGGGTACCAATGGGAAAGGCTCAACTGGGGCGATGTTGCGTGAGGTCTTACGCGCACATGGCGAGACAGTGGGGCATTTTGCCAGTCCAGCAGTGTTTAACGACCGTGAACAAATTTGGTTAAACGGTCAGTTCGTGACCGAGGCAGCTTGGGTGACAGCTTATCATCAATTGCTACAGGCTTTAGTTGCTCATGACCGGACGATTGACGATTTATCTTACTTTGAAGTGTGGACAATTGTGGCATTGTTGGTGTTCCAAGCCGAACACGTGACTTATGCCATTTTGGAAGCTGGTTTGGGTGGGCGTGATGATGCGACACACATGGTGGGACAAGCTGCCGTAGTCGCCTACACCGAAATTGGTCTGGATCATCAAAATATTTTAGGTCAAACACTGGCCGAAATTGCACAAAATAAAGCTGATCTTATCACGCCTGGTGCGTTAGTTGTCAGTGATTTAGCACAACCAGCTGAAGTGTTAAACATTTTAAAAACGACCACCCAGGCTAAACAGGCCATCTGGGCTGCGCAGCCAGTGACGGTTAAGGTGTGCCAGGATACGCCTGACGGCTTAGCCGTGTCAGTCGCTGGAGAACACTACCAACTTGGTTTAGTGGGGGCGTTTCAACGTCGTAATCTCAGCGTGGTCTGGCAAATTCTGGCGGCACTAGAGCAGCGAGAACAGGTAACGTTTGATGTGGCAACTCGTCGTCGCGGGCTAGCACAGGCGCAAATGTTAGGGCGTATGCAAGTCGATCAAACGCGACATATTCTATTGGATGGTGCTCATAATGAAGATGCCGCGCAAGGTCTCGTGGCATCATTGACGAACTGGGCATTACCGGAGCGGCCAATCTTGGTCCTTGGGGTATTAGCAGATAAAAACTACCACCAAATGCTTACTATTTTATTACCCTTGGTTTCAGCGGTGATCACGGTCACGCCAAATAATCCACGCGCGTTATCGGCTACAGCATTAGCCGAAGCCGTTCAAGCGATTGATGCGAACTTGCCTGTGACGGTTATGGACCAAGATCCCTTAGCTTATGCTATGGCACAACGTACGTCATCAAGCCAATATATTGTGGTGGCGGGTTCATTTTATACGTTAAATGTAGTTGGAGGTTTTTCATGA
- the folE gene encoding GTP cyclohydrolase I, with translation MKTFNNEQILKLQTGVTDLLAAIGDDPNRSGVIETPERVVKAHAEIFAHTGETQFSDYKLFDTTQDADMVVVEGIPFYSMCEHHLLPFFGTVDVAYVPDGEIIGLSKVPRLVDWASRRPSVQENLTHLIADEMQRIVHPKGLAVNVTARHMCMEMRGINQPGTQTNTSIYRDLLKTDTFLRDSFARRVSQR, from the coding sequence ATGAAAACATTTAATAACGAACAAATTTTGAAACTGCAAACAGGCGTCACCGACTTATTGGCAGCAATTGGGGATGATCCAAACCGTTCAGGCGTTATTGAGACCCCTGAACGTGTCGTTAAAGCACATGCCGAAATCTTTGCCCATACCGGTGAAACGCAATTTTCCGACTATAAATTATTTGACACCACGCAAGATGCTGATATGGTTGTTGTCGAAGGCATCCCGTTTTATTCAATGTGTGAGCATCACTTATTACCATTTTTTGGTACCGTTGATGTGGCCTATGTACCAGATGGTGAAATTATTGGGTTGAGTAAGGTACCACGTTTGGTAGATTGGGCGAGCCGCCGCCCAAGTGTACAAGAAAATTTGACCCATTTGATTGCAGATGAAATGCAACGTATTGTACATCCCAAAGGGTTGGCCGTTAACGTCACAGCGCGCCATATGTGCATGGAAATGCGTGGCATTAATCAACCAGGGACGCAAACCAATACGTCAATTTATCGTGATTTATTAAAAACCGATACCTTTTTGCGGGATAGTTTTGCCCGTCGGGTCAGTCAGCGTTAA
- the folK gene encoding 2-amino-4-hydroxy-6-hydroxymethyldihydropteridine diphosphokinase, with the protein MTRAYLSMGSNIGDRLGNLQRAVQLLHAMPAITVTAVSQVYETQPVGGVVQDDFYNIAVRLETTLSAPELLASLHVIEQQLKRVREIHWGPRTIDLDILVFGDEVWSDDVLTIPHREMANRRFVLQPLLDVIAADRRHEIERLLASTTDTNWVRVVTGARVEYENI; encoded by the coding sequence ATGACGCGGGCCTATTTGAGTATGGGGTCCAATATTGGTGATCGGTTAGGCAATTTACAACGGGCTGTGCAGCTGTTGCATGCGATGCCAGCAATCACAGTGACCGCCGTCTCACAAGTCTATGAAACCCAACCAGTTGGGGGCGTGGTCCAAGATGATTTTTATAACATTGCGGTCCGATTAGAAACAACACTGTCAGCACCAGAACTGTTGGCCAGCCTACATGTGATTGAGCAACAACTCAAGCGTGTCCGCGAAATCCATTGGGGACCGCGTACCATTGACCTCGACATTTTAGTGTTCGGGGATGAAGTCTGGTCAGACGATGTCTTGACCATTCCGCACCGTGAAATGGCAAACCGACGTTTTGTCTTGCAACCACTTTTAGATGTGATTGCAGCGGATCGTCGACATGAAATTGAACGATTATTAGCTAGCACGACCGACACCAATTGGGTGCGCGTTGTGACTGGTGCGAGAGTAGAATATGAAAACATTTAA
- the folB gene encoding dihydroneopterin aldolase → MGMIHLPNMRFYTYNGVFDEEKKLGQQIAVDVTVHYPIETAVKDDDLTTTISYVDVYQRVEAIVTTSQFNLMESLANALLVALLTQFPQVDKIEVAVHKDYIPLPGIYDPFVIQVSGTPTDLSKWAEA, encoded by the coding sequence ATGGGAATGATTCATTTGCCGAATATGCGGTTTTATACCTATAACGGCGTATTCGATGAAGAAAAGAAATTAGGGCAGCAAATTGCAGTGGATGTCACTGTTCATTATCCAATTGAAACGGCTGTGAAAGATGACGATTTAACCACAACAATTTCATATGTTGATGTCTATCAACGGGTTGAAGCCATTGTAACAACTAGCCAATTTAACTTGATGGAAAGTCTGGCTAATGCTTTGTTAGTGGCGTTATTAACCCAATTTCCGCAGGTGGATAAAATTGAAGTTGCTGTTCATAAGGATTACATTCCATTGCCTGGTATCTATGATCCGTTTGTTATTCAAGTCAGTGGGACACCAACTGACCTGTCAAAGTGGGCTGAAGCATGA
- a CDS encoding VTT domain-containing protein, with amino-acid sequence MLTGIISSLLNFNVYLPQLAHQNPILVYGILFALIFIETGLVILPFLPGDSILFLVGSLSTLSFNGLNFLLLVLLLVPAAILGDFVNFEIGEHFGPVLSSSRWGAKLISRDKLEKSQNFFDKHGASAIILARFTPIVRTFIPFIAGMSRMQYAKFARYNAVGGASWIVLMLLAGALFGAIPLVKQNFELITVGIVFISILPMLVSTLVNKAKQG; translated from the coding sequence ATGTTAACAGGGATTATTTCAAGTTTACTCAATTTTAATGTCTACTTACCGCAACTGGCACACCAAAATCCGATTTTGGTTTATGGGATTTTATTTGCCTTAATTTTTATTGAAACAGGGTTGGTGATTTTACCGTTTTTACCGGGTGATTCGATTTTATTTTTAGTCGGATCATTGTCGACATTATCGTTTAACGGCCTGAACTTTTTGCTGTTAGTGTTATTGTTAGTGCCGGCAGCAATTCTGGGCGATTTTGTGAATTTTGAAATCGGGGAACATTTTGGGCCTGTCCTTTCTTCTAGTCGTTGGGGGGCCAAGCTCATTAGTCGTGACAAATTGGAAAAGTCACAAAACTTTTTTGATAAGCATGGTGCCAGTGCCATTATTTTGGCACGTTTTACGCCAATCGTTCGAACGTTTATCCCATTTATAGCCGGCATGAGTCGTATGCAATACGCCAAATTTGCCCGTTATAATGCGGTGGGTGGGGCGAGTTGGATTGTGCTGATGTTATTGGCGGGCGCATTATTTGGGGCCATTCCGTTGGTCAAACAAAACTTTGAATTGATTACCGTGGGGATTGTTTTCATCTCAATCTTACCAATGCTGGTGTCAACACTAGTCAATAAAGCTAAACAAGGCTAA